A genomic segment from Variovorax paradoxus B4 encodes:
- a CDS encoding ABC transporter substrate-binding protein: MQPQFFSHSPAQSAGSLSRRLARWGAAALLAGAAAGTFAPAMAQTTTLKIIPSSNITVLDPIWTTAYVTRNFGYMVYDTLFATDLEGRIKPQMVDKWKVSPDNKTWTFTLREGLEFHDGKPVTSEDVVASIKRWASRDTFGAQLSKVTERYETPDARTFSIVLKEPFGLVLEALGKPSSNVPFIMPKRVADTSGDTQIKESIGSGPYVFKADEFRPGERVVFTKNTRYKPRAEAPSGTAGGKNVYVDRVEWLIIRDAQTQMNALLNGEADILEQPAFEQYATLRTNPDIQLVDAQPAGNQFILRFNFLQPPFNNEKVRRAALVALGQEAFLRTQVGTPGLTRYCKSMFPCGTLFESEQTGDYTGVANPQKAKALLQEAGYKGEPVVLMRPTDNPTIGKLPMVAKQQLEQAGFKVDMQSMDWSTLVARRAKKDAPSAGGWSAFMTSWTASDILNPITMAMMNATGDKGWFGWQTDAKLEEIKVQFAQAKTDTEKKKLAQAAQLRAFETATHVPVGQYNQPAAVRKNVSGLVPAGAQVYWNIKKQ; this comes from the coding sequence ATGCAACCGCAGTTCTTCTCGCACTCGCCCGCCCAGTCGGCCGGCTCCTTGTCGCGCCGCCTTGCCCGATGGGGCGCCGCCGCACTGCTGGCCGGCGCGGCCGCCGGAACCTTCGCTCCCGCGATGGCGCAGACCACCACCCTCAAGATCATTCCGAGCAGCAACATCACGGTGCTCGACCCGATCTGGACCACGGCCTATGTGACGCGCAACTTCGGCTACATGGTGTACGACACGCTCTTTGCCACCGACCTCGAAGGCCGCATCAAGCCGCAGATGGTCGACAAGTGGAAGGTGTCGCCCGACAACAAGACCTGGACCTTCACGCTGCGCGAGGGCCTGGAGTTCCACGACGGCAAGCCCGTCACCAGCGAGGACGTGGTGGCCTCCATCAAGCGCTGGGCCAGCCGCGACACCTTCGGCGCGCAGCTTTCCAAGGTGACCGAGCGCTACGAGACGCCCGACGCCAGGACCTTCTCCATCGTGCTGAAGGAGCCCTTCGGCCTGGTGCTCGAAGCGCTGGGCAAGCCTTCATCGAACGTGCCCTTCATCATGCCCAAGCGCGTGGCCGACACCTCGGGCGACACGCAGATCAAGGAGTCGATCGGCTCCGGCCCCTACGTCTTCAAGGCCGACGAGTTCCGCCCCGGCGAACGCGTGGTGTTCACGAAGAACACGCGCTACAAGCCGCGCGCCGAGGCACCCTCGGGCACGGCCGGCGGCAAGAACGTGTACGTGGACCGCGTCGAGTGGCTCATCATCCGCGACGCGCAGACGCAGATGAATGCGCTGCTCAACGGCGAGGCCGACATCCTGGAGCAACCCGCCTTCGAGCAGTACGCCACGCTGCGCACCAACCCCGACATCCAACTGGTCGACGCCCAGCCCGCGGGCAACCAGTTCATCCTGCGCTTCAACTTCCTGCAGCCGCCGTTCAACAACGAGAAGGTGCGCCGCGCCGCGCTGGTGGCGCTGGGGCAGGAAGCCTTCCTGCGCACGCAGGTCGGCACGCCCGGCCTCACGCGCTATTGCAAGAGCATGTTTCCCTGCGGCACGCTGTTCGAATCGGAGCAGACCGGCGACTACACCGGCGTCGCCAATCCGCAGAAGGCCAAGGCGCTGCTGCAGGAAGCCGGCTACAAGGGCGAGCCCGTGGTGCTGATGCGCCCGACCGACAACCCGACCATCGGCAAGCTGCCGATGGTGGCCAAGCAGCAACTGGAGCAGGCCGGCTTCAAGGTCGACATGCAGTCGATGGACTGGTCCACGCTGGTGGCGCGCCGTGCCAAGAAGGATGCGCCCTCGGCCGGTGGCTGGAGCGCGTTCATGACCTCGTGGACCGCGTCGGACATCCTCAACCCGATCACCATGGCCATGATGAACGCCACCGGCGACAAGGGTTGGTTCGGCTGGCAGACCGACGCGAAGCTGGAAGAAATCAAGGTTCAGTTCGCCCAGGCCAAGACCGACACCGAGAAGAAGAAGCTCGCGCAGGCCGCCCAGCTGCGCGCCTTCGAGACGGCCACGCACGTGCCCGTCGGCCAGTACAACCAGCCCGCCGCGGTGCGCAAGAACGTGAGCGGCCTGGTGCCGGCCGGTGCGCAGGTGTACTGGAACATCAAGAAGCAATAA
- a CDS encoding dipeptide ABC transporter ATP-binding protein — protein MTDSNRSAAILEVRGLQVALPSDADRPHAIEGLDLRIEAGRTLCIVGESGSGKSVLATTVMGLLAKGLTLKAGQVILSGETLVEQGRFVSDKRLRQLRGTGMGMVFQEPMTALNPVLTCGEQVDELLRTHTTWSAAERKAHIISIFERVRLPEPARIHASYPHQLSGGQRQRIVIAMAIILKPRLLICDEPTTALDVTTQAEILKLIAELQAEQGSAVLFITHDMGVVAEIADDVMVMHRGALIEQGPCEQVLRSPREAYTRMLLDAVPGMTPPPARSLPGGKPLLSGTGVGKVYTRRDWMGRAKHNTALQDASVSVHRGETVGVVGESGSGKSTFARCMIRLIAPSAGSILWGDAEVRDLPEGRLRPLRSRVQVVFQDPNRSLNPRRTVGSSMVEGAMNFGLSKLHARQTAEELMDRIQLPRTALERYPHQFSGGQRQRLAIARAIACQPQVLVADEAVSALDVSVQAQILDLLREIQRDLGLGILFITHDLRVAAQLCDRVIVMSQGRIVEQGPTGQVFSAPANDYTRRLLAAAPRAELASRQ, from the coding sequence ATGACCGATTCCAATCGAAGCGCCGCGATCCTCGAGGTGCGCGGCCTGCAGGTCGCGCTGCCTTCCGACGCCGACCGCCCGCATGCCATCGAAGGGCTGGACCTGCGCATCGAGGCCGGACGCACGCTGTGCATCGTGGGCGAATCCGGCTCCGGCAAGTCCGTGCTGGCCACGACCGTGATGGGGCTGCTGGCCAAGGGGCTGACGCTCAAGGCAGGCCAGGTGATCCTGTCCGGCGAAACGCTGGTCGAGCAGGGCCGCTTCGTCTCCGACAAGCGGCTGCGCCAGTTGCGCGGCACCGGCATGGGCATGGTGTTCCAGGAGCCGATGACCGCGCTGAACCCGGTGCTCACCTGCGGCGAGCAGGTCGACGAGCTGCTGCGTACGCACACCACCTGGAGCGCGGCCGAGCGCAAGGCGCATATCATCTCGATCTTCGAGCGCGTGCGGCTGCCCGAGCCGGCGCGCATCCATGCGAGCTACCCGCACCAGCTCTCGGGCGGGCAGCGCCAGCGCATCGTGATCGCGATGGCCATCATCCTGAAACCGCGCCTGCTGATCTGCGACGAGCCGACCACCGCGCTGGACGTGACCACGCAGGCCGAGATACTGAAGCTCATCGCCGAGCTGCAGGCAGAGCAGGGCAGCGCGGTGCTCTTCATCACGCACGACATGGGCGTGGTCGCCGAGATCGCCGACGACGTGATGGTGATGCACCGCGGCGCGCTGATCGAGCAAGGCCCCTGCGAACAGGTGCTGCGCAGCCCGCGTGAGGCCTACACGCGCATGCTGCTCGACGCCGTCCCGGGCATGACGCCGCCGCCCGCGCGTTCGCTGCCGGGCGGCAAGCCGCTGCTCAGCGGCACGGGTGTCGGCAAGGTCTACACGCGGCGCGACTGGATGGGGCGTGCAAAGCACAACACCGCGCTGCAGGACGCGAGCGTGTCGGTGCACCGCGGCGAGACGGTCGGCGTGGTGGGCGAGTCGGGCTCGGGCAAGTCGACCTTCGCGCGCTGCATGATCCGGCTGATTGCGCCCAGCGCGGGCAGCATCCTGTGGGGCGATGCCGAAGTGCGCGACCTGCCCGAAGGCCGCCTGCGGCCGCTGCGCTCGCGCGTGCAGGTGGTGTTCCAGGACCCGAACCGCTCGCTCAACCCGCGGCGCACCGTGGGCTCGTCGATGGTCGAGGGCGCGATGAACTTCGGCCTGAGCAAGCTGCATGCACGCCAGACTGCCGAGGAGCTGATGGACCGCATCCAGCTGCCGCGCACCGCACTGGAGCGCTATCCGCACCAGTTCTCCGGCGGCCAGCGGCAGCGCCTCGCGATTGCGCGCGCCATCGCGTGCCAACCGCAGGTGCTGGTGGCCGACGAGGCCGTGTCGGCGCTCGACGTCTCGGTGCAGGCGCAGATCCTCGACCTGCTGCGCGAGATCCAGCGCGACCTGGGGTTGGGCATCCTGTTCATCACGCACGACCTGCGCGTGGCCGCACAGCTGTGCGACCGCGTCATCGTGATGAGCCAGGGCCGCATCGTCGAGCAGGGGCCCACGGGGCAGGTGTTCAGCGCCCCGGCCAACGACTACACGCGGCGGCTGCTGGCGGCCGCGCCGCGCGCGGAACTGGCGAGCCGGCAGTGA
- a CDS encoding AzlC family ABC transporter permease has product MSVRSTWRASIDDPAWRAAFAQGRRDIAGAALGTMAMGLVAGVAMAKSGVGLGVILAMSLLVFASASQLACLPLIAAGAPLWVIVATACVLNLRFVVFSANWRRYFGGHRRLSRVLLSYLAGDPVYAQFVHRHPQPSATGRATAQQQGYFLGLALTNWAAWHVASLAGIFLADAIPAAWGLRFIGALALLALALPMLTDRAVRCSALAAGGVALATASLPMGLNVVAAIATAFVAGTWADRRWSAR; this is encoded by the coding sequence GTGAGCGTGCGCAGTACCTGGCGCGCATCGATCGACGATCCGGCGTGGCGAGCCGCGTTCGCGCAGGGGCGGCGCGACATCGCCGGCGCCGCGCTCGGCACCATGGCCATGGGGCTCGTGGCCGGCGTGGCAATGGCCAAGAGCGGGGTCGGGCTGGGCGTGATCCTGGCCATGTCGCTGCTGGTGTTCGCCAGCGCCTCGCAGCTGGCCTGCCTGCCGCTGATTGCGGCCGGCGCGCCGCTGTGGGTGATCGTGGCGACCGCGTGCGTGCTGAACCTGCGATTCGTGGTGTTCAGCGCGAACTGGCGGCGCTACTTCGGCGGGCACCGCCGGCTGTCGCGCGTGCTGCTGTCGTACCTGGCGGGCGACCCGGTGTATGCGCAGTTCGTGCATCGGCATCCGCAGCCGTCGGCCACGGGGCGCGCCACGGCGCAGCAGCAGGGCTATTTTCTCGGCCTGGCACTGACCAACTGGGCGGCGTGGCACGTTGCGTCGCTGGCGGGCATCTTCCTGGCCGATGCCATTCCCGCGGCCTGGGGCCTGCGCTTCATCGGCGCGCTCGCCTTGCTGGCGCTCGCGCTGCCCATGCTCACCGACCGCGCCGTGCGCTGCTCGGCGCTGGCCGCGGGCGGCGTGGCGCTGGCAACGGCGTCGCTGCCGATGGGGCTCAACGTGGTCGCGGCCATTGCCACGGCCTTCGTGGCCGGCACCTGGGCCGACCGGCGGTGGAGCGCGCGTTGA
- a CDS encoding ABC transporter permease: protein MSTLERLWRHSAVRGGVVVLAALALMGVLAPWLGTFDPSAMDPSFISVGAGTVGQVTMPDGAQFAHTFWMGSDSVGRDVWSRVLYGTRISMTVGLFTAFVAIAFGCLLGMLAGYFRAVDAVLMRVMDGVMAIPAVLLAITLVAVLGASLPTVILAIAVPEVPRVTRLVRALVMSLRDEPFVEAARALATADATILWRDILPNALAPLIVQGTFIAASAVLTEAILSFLGLGLPSDVPTWGNIMAEGRVQFSQSPGNVLFPALFLVPTVLAINMLGDGLRDVLDPKFSKRV from the coding sequence ATGAGCACCCTCGAAAGACTCTGGCGCCACAGCGCCGTGCGCGGCGGCGTCGTCGTGCTGGCCGCGCTGGCGCTGATGGGCGTCCTCGCGCCCTGGCTCGGCACCTTCGATCCGTCCGCGATGGACCCAAGCTTCATCTCGGTTGGCGCGGGTACTGTGGGCCAGGTGACCATGCCCGACGGCGCACAGTTCGCCCACACCTTCTGGATGGGCAGCGACAGCGTCGGGCGCGACGTGTGGAGCCGCGTGCTCTACGGCACCCGCATCTCGATGACGGTGGGCCTGTTCACTGCGTTCGTCGCCATCGCCTTCGGCTGCCTGCTGGGCATGCTGGCGGGCTATTTCCGCGCGGTCGACGCCGTGCTGATGCGCGTGATGGACGGCGTGATGGCCATTCCCGCCGTGCTGCTCGCGATCACGCTGGTGGCGGTGCTCGGCGCGAGCCTGCCCACGGTGATCCTGGCCATCGCGGTGCCCGAGGTGCCGCGCGTCACGCGGCTGGTGCGGGCATTGGTGATGAGCCTGCGCGACGAGCCCTTCGTGGAAGCGGCCCGCGCGCTTGCCACCGCCGACGCCACCATCCTTTGGCGCGACATCCTGCCCAACGCGCTCGCACCGCTGATCGTGCAGGGCACCTTCATCGCGGCCTCGGCCGTGCTGACCGAGGCCATCCTGAGCTTCCTCGGCCTGGGCCTGCCGTCGGACGTGCCGACCTGGGGAAACATCATGGCCGAGGGGCGCGTGCAGTTCTCGCAAAGCCCCGGCAACGTGCTGTTCCCGGCGCTCTTCCTGGTGCCCACGGTGCTCGCGATCAACATGCTCGGCGACGGGCTGCGCGACGTGCTCGACCCCAAGTTTTCCAAACGCGTCTGA
- a CDS encoding ABC transporter permease — protein MLTFLGKRLLATIPVLLVVAIAIFMIVRLTPGDPAAVIGGNSATNEDLDRIRVQLGLTRPLWEQFAIWGKGVLHGDLGFSFFLNKPVLELIGQRMEPTLSLAGGTLLLAVAIALPLGTLAAWRMGGWLDKAVMAFSVAGFSVPVFVVGYVLIYLLAMKLQWFPVQGYRRISDGVGPWLNQLVLPCLTLAITYVALLSRVTRAAVSEALTEDFIRTARAKGITELEVLKHHALRNAAVPVVTVIGVSAALLLGGVVVTETVFAIPGLGQLTVDAVLNRDFPVLQGVVLFFAVVYVAVNLLVDVSYLFLDPRIRY, from the coding sequence ATGCTGACCTTCCTCGGCAAACGCCTGCTCGCCACCATCCCCGTGCTGCTGGTCGTGGCGATCGCGATCTTCATGATCGTGCGCCTCACGCCCGGCGATCCCGCGGCCGTCATCGGCGGCAACAGCGCCACCAACGAAGACCTGGACCGCATCCGCGTGCAGCTCGGCCTCACCCGGCCGCTGTGGGAGCAGTTCGCGATCTGGGGCAAGGGCGTGCTGCACGGCGACCTGGGCTTCTCGTTCTTCCTGAACAAGCCGGTGCTGGAGCTCATCGGCCAGCGCATGGAGCCCACGCTCTCGCTTGCCGGCGGCACGCTGCTGCTGGCGGTGGCCATCGCGCTGCCCTTGGGCACGCTGGCCGCATGGCGCATGGGCGGCTGGCTCGACAAGGCCGTGATGGCCTTCTCGGTGGCCGGCTTTTCGGTGCCGGTGTTCGTGGTCGGCTATGTGCTGATCTACCTGCTCGCGATGAAGCTGCAGTGGTTTCCGGTGCAAGGCTACCGGCGCATTTCCGACGGCGTGGGGCCGTGGCTGAACCAGCTGGTGCTGCCGTGCCTCACACTCGCCATCACCTACGTGGCACTGCTCTCGCGGGTGACGCGTGCGGCGGTGAGCGAGGCGCTCACCGAGGACTTCATCCGAACCGCGCGCGCCAAGGGCATCACCGAGCTGGAAGTGCTCAAGCACCACGCGCTGCGCAATGCGGCCGTGCCGGTGGTCACGGTGATCGGTGTCAGCGCCGCACTGTTGCTGGGCGGCGTGGTCGTCACCGAGACGGTGTTCGCCATTCCGGGCCTGGGCCAGCTCACGGTCGATGCGGTGCTGAACCGCGACTTTCCGGTGCTGCAGGGCGTGGTGCTGTTCTTCGCCGTGGTCTACGTCGCGGTCAACCTGCTGGTCGACGTGAGCTATCTCTTCCTCGACCCCCGGATTCGCTACTGA
- a CDS encoding cytochrome P450/oxidoreductase, with protein sequence MSDTAIPPHASGCPVAHGPLSSERTPTGCPVSERAAGFDPFEDGYQQDPPEYVRWAREKEPIFFSPKLGYWVITRYDDIKAVFRDNITFSPSNALEKITATGDEANAVLASYGFALNRTLVNEDEPAHMPRRRVLMDPFTPEALKHHEPMVRELARSYVDRFIDDGKADLVDQMLWEIPLTVALHFLGVPEEDMDTLRKYSIAHTVNTWGRPKPEEQVAVAHAVGNFWQYAGKVLEKMRQDPDAPGWMQYGIRKQKLHPEVVTDSYLHSMMMAGIVAAHETTANATANAMKLLLQHPQVWRELCEDPGLIPNAVEECLRHNGSVAAWRRLVTRDTQVGGVDLPAGSRLLIVTSSANHDEAHFSDADLFDIRRDNASDHLTFGYGSHQCMGKNLARMEMQIFLEEFTRRLPHMRLSQQRFSYVPNTSFRGPEHLWVEWDPAANPERSSPKLRDVQVPVRIGEPSRHAIARPVVVERVTPVAEGIVKLRLVSPDGKPLPRWTAGSHIDVECGTPELSRQYSLCGDPDEAGVLEIAVLHEPEGRGGSAWVHAQVKAGDRLRIRGPRNHFRLDESLPKAIFVAGGIGITPVSAMARRAKALGMDYELHYSGRSRRRMAFLDELAALHGERLHVYARDEGRRCDLPALLAEPVAGAQVYACGPLRMLEALEGCCAAWPEGALRVEHFESTLATLDPAREHAFEVELKDSGLVVIVPPEQTLLSALRAANVDVQSDCEEGLCGSCEVRVLSGRVDHRDVVLTRSEREANNKMMACCSRACESRLVLEL encoded by the coding sequence ATGTCCGACACCGCCATTCCCCCGCACGCCTCCGGCTGTCCCGTCGCGCACGGGCCGCTGTCTTCCGAGCGCACGCCCACCGGCTGTCCCGTGAGCGAGCGCGCCGCGGGCTTCGATCCTTTCGAGGACGGCTACCAGCAGGACCCGCCCGAGTACGTGCGCTGGGCGCGCGAGAAGGAGCCGATCTTCTTCAGCCCGAAGCTCGGCTACTGGGTGATCACGCGCTACGACGACATCAAGGCGGTGTTCCGCGACAACATCACCTTCAGTCCTTCCAACGCCCTCGAGAAGATCACGGCCACCGGCGACGAGGCCAACGCCGTGCTCGCGTCCTATGGCTTCGCGCTGAACCGCACGCTGGTGAACGAGGACGAGCCCGCCCACATGCCGCGCCGCCGCGTGCTGATGGACCCGTTCACGCCCGAGGCGCTCAAGCACCACGAGCCGATGGTGCGCGAACTGGCGCGCAGTTATGTCGACCGCTTCATCGACGACGGCAAGGCCGACCTCGTCGACCAGATGCTGTGGGAAATTCCGCTGACCGTGGCGCTGCACTTCCTTGGCGTGCCCGAGGAAGACATGGACACGCTGCGCAAGTATTCGATTGCGCACACCGTCAACACCTGGGGCCGGCCGAAGCCCGAGGAGCAGGTGGCCGTGGCGCATGCAGTCGGCAATTTCTGGCAGTACGCAGGCAAGGTGCTCGAGAAGATGCGCCAGGACCCCGACGCGCCCGGCTGGATGCAGTACGGCATCCGCAAGCAGAAGCTGCATCCCGAGGTGGTGACCGATTCGTACCTGCACTCGATGATGATGGCCGGCATCGTGGCCGCGCACGAGACCACCGCCAACGCCACCGCCAACGCGATGAAGCTGCTGCTGCAGCATCCGCAGGTGTGGCGCGAGCTCTGCGAAGACCCGGGCCTCATTCCCAACGCGGTGGAAGAGTGCCTGCGGCACAACGGCTCGGTGGCCGCGTGGCGGCGCCTTGTCACCAGGGATACGCAGGTGGGCGGCGTGGACCTGCCGGCCGGCTCGCGGCTCTTGATCGTCACCTCGTCGGCCAACCATGACGAAGCGCATTTTTCCGATGCCGACCTGTTCGACATCCGCCGCGACAACGCCAGCGATCACCTGACCTTCGGCTACGGCTCACACCAGTGCATGGGCAAGAACCTGGCGCGCATGGAGATGCAGATCTTCCTCGAGGAGTTCACCCGGCGGCTGCCGCACATGCGGCTCTCGCAGCAGCGCTTCAGCTACGTGCCGAACACCTCGTTTCGCGGGCCCGAGCACCTGTGGGTCGAATGGGATCCTGCGGCCAATCCGGAACGCAGTAGTCCCAAGCTGCGCGATGTTCAGGTGCCGGTGCGCATCGGCGAGCCCTCACGGCACGCGATCGCGCGGCCCGTGGTGGTGGAGCGCGTGACGCCGGTGGCCGAGGGCATCGTGAAGCTGCGCCTGGTGTCGCCCGACGGCAAGCCGCTGCCGCGCTGGACCGCGGGCTCGCACATCGACGTGGAATGCGGCACGCCCGAACTGTCGCGCCAGTACTCGCTGTGCGGCGACCCCGACGAGGCCGGCGTGCTGGAGATCGCGGTGTTGCACGAGCCCGAGGGCCGTGGCGGTTCGGCCTGGGTGCATGCGCAGGTGAAGGCCGGCGACCGGCTGCGCATCCGCGGGCCGCGCAACCACTTCCGGCTCGACGAGTCGCTCCCGAAGGCGATCTTCGTTGCGGGCGGCATCGGCATCACGCCCGTGAGCGCCATGGCCCGCCGCGCGAAGGCGCTGGGCATGGATTACGAGCTGCACTACAGCGGCCGCAGCCGCAGGCGCATGGCCTTTCTCGACGAGCTCGCGGCGCTGCACGGCGAGCGGCTGCACGTCTATGCGCGCGACGAAGGCCGGCGCTGCGATCTGCCCGCGCTGCTCGCCGAACCGGTGGCTGGTGCGCAAGTCTATGCCTGCGGTCCGCTGCGCATGCTCGAGGCGCTCGAAGGCTGCTGCGCCGCCTGGCCCGAGGGTGCGTTGCGCGTCGAGCATTTCGAATCGACGCTCGCCACGCTCGATCCGGCCAGGGAGCATGCGTTCGAAGTCGAGCTGAAGGACTCCGGCCTGGTCGTCATCGTTCCTCCGGAGCAGACCCTGCTGTCCGCCTTGCGCGCCGCGAACGTCGACGTGCAGAGCGATTGCGAGGAGGGCCTCTGCGGTTCGTGCGAAGTGCGGGTGCTGTCCGGCCGGGTGGACCATCGCGACGTGGTGCTGACCCGCTCGGAACGCGAGGCCAACAACAAGATGATGGCCTGCTGTTCGCGCGCCTGCGAAAGCCGCCTGGTGCTCGAGCTCTAG
- a CDS encoding AzlD domain-containing protein, whose product MHLGHEAYVWLAVGALVVVTVLTRSFFLLPDSEPKLPGWLWRGLRHAPVAALLAMVVPDVFLSNGRLLADWHDARLFAVGAALAYYLVRRNDVAGTILVGTGTLMLLRLGFGWP is encoded by the coding sequence ATGCACCTGGGGCATGAGGCGTACGTGTGGCTGGCGGTAGGCGCGCTGGTGGTGGTGACGGTGCTCACGCGCAGCTTCTTCCTGCTGCCCGACAGCGAACCGAAACTGCCGGGCTGGCTGTGGCGCGGACTGCGCCATGCACCTGTGGCAGCGCTGCTGGCGATGGTGGTGCCCGATGTCTTCCTGAGCAACGGGCGCCTGCTGGCCGACTGGCATGATGCGCGGCTCTTTGCAGTGGGCGCCGCATTGGCCTACTACCTTGTCCGGCGAAACGATGTCGCCGGGACGATCCTGGTCGGCACGGGTACCTTGATGTTGCTGCGGCTGGGCTTCGGCTGGCCGTGA
- a CDS encoding response regulator transcription factor — MFSSEAVSLSPALVVENDTAMQERLRYILSTLGCDEPQITWTGDGEAAMQLLDRPSFGVVLVDIGLPGDSGIELIEWLQAHHPQVPAVAISSSRSEESIFSALRAGAVAYLLKERDDLELSIGLRSIEQGGATVDPAIARRVLAWHAGHAADSGTVSDAALTPQERKTLELVVQGLGHRDIAEALAMPRLAVECRIKGIYRKLALGSRGEASHMAGGHELLR; from the coding sequence ATGTTCTCCTCGGAAGCCGTCTCCCTGAGCCCGGCGCTCGTGGTCGAAAACGACACGGCGATGCAGGAACGTTTGCGCTACATCCTGTCGACCCTCGGATGCGACGAGCCGCAAATCACCTGGACAGGCGATGGCGAGGCGGCCATGCAATTGCTCGACAGGCCGAGCTTCGGCGTCGTGCTGGTGGACATCGGCCTGCCCGGCGACAGCGGCATCGAACTCATCGAGTGGCTGCAGGCGCACCACCCGCAGGTGCCGGCCGTGGCCATTTCTTCGTCCCGCAGCGAAGAGTCCATTTTTTCGGCGCTTCGTGCAGGCGCGGTGGCCTATCTCCTGAAGGAGCGCGACGACCTCGAACTCAGCATCGGCCTGCGCAGCATCGAGCAGGGCGGCGCAACGGTCGATCCGGCCATTGCACGGCGTGTGCTCGCGTGGCATGCGGGGCACGCGGCCGATTCAGGGACTGTTTCCGACGCGGCGCTGACGCCGCAGGAACGCAAGACGCTCGAACTCGTGGTACAGGGCCTCGGCCACCGCGACATCGCCGAAGCGCTTGCCATGCCCCGGCTGGCGGTGGAATGCCGCATCAAGGGCATCTACAGAAAGCTCGCGCTCGGCTCGCGCGGCGAGGCCTCGCACATGGCCGGCGGGCATGAGCTGCTGCGCTGA
- a CDS encoding PLP-dependent aminotransferase family protein: MHAFAVIALDPSLPMPLVRQLYDALLAQIASSAMKPGDKLPSVRALAKDCEVSTMTVTNAYQRLVAEGHVEARRASGYYVAEVERAATRRKPFLGRTSVDSLWLLKHVYEDDRTLLNAGCGWIPPEMLHIDGVRRALAALSRKAAGLANYGTPYGYLPLRQQIQTLLAQKGIETAPHQIVLTHGASQALNLVARCLLQPRDVVLVDEPGSTNLFAMLRSMDLKLIGVERTVNGPDLAALQALAQRHGAKAFFTTTNLHNPTGSQCTPAVAYQMLRLAEQLDFRIVDNDAMAGLEPPGVTSLASLDRLQRVIHVGSFSKTVSPSLRVGFVACNEEFAEKIILQKMVNSLTTSELTERLLHGVLVEGRYRAHLSRLAERLQAAQATVCDRLEAAGMQLFTRPAGGPFLWARFERDDVDMRALAQRAISESFLLAPGDLFRTDLRPTPWLRFNVGYADDPKLYRFLAQEARRLRPKG; the protein is encoded by the coding sequence GTGCATGCCTTTGCCGTGATCGCCCTCGACCCTTCGCTGCCCATGCCCCTGGTTCGCCAGCTCTACGACGCCCTGCTGGCGCAGATCGCATCGAGCGCGATGAAGCCCGGCGACAAGCTGCCCTCGGTGCGCGCACTCGCCAAGGATTGTGAGGTGAGCACCATGACCGTGACCAACGCCTACCAGCGCCTGGTCGCCGAGGGCCATGTGGAGGCGCGGCGCGCCAGCGGCTACTACGTCGCCGAGGTGGAGCGCGCCGCCACGCGGCGCAAGCCCTTCCTGGGGCGCACCTCGGTCGACTCGCTCTGGCTGCTGAAGCACGTGTACGAAGACGACCGCACCCTGCTCAACGCGGGCTGCGGCTGGATTCCGCCCGAAATGCTGCATATAGACGGCGTGCGGCGCGCGCTGGCCGCGCTGTCGCGCAAGGCCGCCGGGCTCGCGAACTACGGCACGCCCTACGGCTACCTGCCGCTGCGTCAGCAGATCCAGACGCTGCTCGCGCAAAAGGGCATCGAGACCGCGCCGCACCAGATCGTGCTGACGCACGGCGCCTCGCAGGCGCTGAACCTGGTGGCGCGCTGCCTGCTGCAGCCGCGCGACGTGGTGCTGGTGGACGAGCCGGGGTCGACCAACCTGTTCGCGATGCTGCGCTCGATGGACCTGAAGCTGATCGGCGTGGAGCGCACGGTGAACGGTCCCGACCTCGCGGCGCTGCAGGCGCTGGCGCAGCGCCATGGCGCCAAGGCCTTTTTCACCACCACCAACCTGCACAACCCCACCGGCAGCCAGTGCACGCCGGCCGTGGCCTACCAGATGTTGCGGCTGGCCGAGCAGCTCGACTTCCGCATCGTCGACAACGACGCCATGGCCGGACTCGAGCCGCCCGGCGTCACTTCGCTCGCGAGCCTCGACCGGCTGCAGCGCGTGATCCATGTCGGCAGCTTTTCCAAGACGGTGTCGCCCAGCCTGCGCGTGGGTTTCGTGGCCTGCAACGAGGAGTTCGCCGAGAAGATCATCCTGCAGAAGATGGTCAACAGCCTGACCACGTCGGAGCTCACCGAGCGGCTGCTGCACGGCGTGCTGGTGGAAGGCCGCTACCGGGCGCATCTGTCTCGCCTGGCCGAGCGGCTGCAGGCGGCGCAGGCCACCGTGTGCGACCGGCTGGAGGCCGCCGGCATGCAGCTCTTCACGCGGCCCGCGGGCGGGCCTTTTCTGTGGGCGCGTTTCGAGCGCGATGACGTCGACATGCGCGCGCTGGCGCAGCGTGCCATCTCCGAGAGCTTCCTGCTCGCGCCGGGCGACCTGTTCCGCACCGACCTGCGGCCCACGCCCTGGCTGCGCTTCAACGTGGGCTATGCCGACGATCCGAAGCTCTACCGCTTCCTGGCGCAGGAGGCGCGCAGGCTGCGCCCGAAGGGCTGA